Part of the Ruania alba genome is shown below.
CGCTGCGCTGACGCAGGCGCTGTCGACGTGGCCCAGCGCCGGCGAACCACGGGCCGCTCTACCGCCGGCCGAGGCCGAAAGGTTCACGGAGCTGCGCCTCGGAGCGATGGAGCGCCTCGGCGAGCTGCTGTCCGGTACCTCTCGGCGAGACGAAGCGATCAGGCTCCTTGAGCACGTCACGACCGAACGGCCCGCGTGGGAGCACAGCCAGGCACTGCTGATCGGCTGCTACCTCGACCTCGGCAACCGCGCCGACGCCAACCGCAGCTGTGACCGGGCACGACGGGCGCTGATCGATCAAGGCGTCGAACCAGGCCCGGAACTGTCCGGCATCATCGCACGCCTCGGCCGCGCCGAATCGGCCGAAGCACCATCAGCCGCCCGCCCCGTGGAGCCGGCCGGGCAGGTTCTGGAGCCGGAGCCACTGATCGGACGATCCCGCGACCTGGAGGCGGTCTCCGCTGCTGTGCGCACGGCGATCCAGAGCACGACACCCAGCGTCGTGGCGGTCAGCGGCGAGGCAGGTATCGGAAAGAGTGCCCTGGTGCGGGCTGTGCTCGCCAGGTTCGCCGAGGAAGGTGGGCCACGCGCGCTGACGCTGCAGTGCGATCCGCGCCGCACCCTCCCGTACGCGGTGTTCGCCCCGCTGGCTCCGCCGGACGATCAGACCTCTCCGCTGAGCAGACTCCTCCGCGGAGACGCGCTGGCCGACCCCGCCGCCAGCATCGACCTGCTGCACACCGCGTTGTCCGAGCAGCTGCGCAGCATCGCCGACCCCACGGGGCTGGTGCTGGTGGTCGAAGACCTGCACTGGGCGCCGCCCGCCACCGTGGAGGCGGTCGCCGCGTTGTTGGGCGCCGCCCACACCAGTGCGCTCGCCGTGCTCATCACCACACGGACGCGCACGCTGCCAGACCAGCTGACCCGGTGGGTCCAGCAGCGGACCCGGCTCTCTGGCCTGAGCATCGACGCGGTGGCGCAGCTGATCGGAAGCGAGAACGATCCCGCCCTCGCGGTGGACCTCCGGCGGCGTACGGGCGGCAACCCGCTGTACGTGCGCCAGCTCCACCAAACCGGACACATCGGTACCTCCGACCTGCCGGATGATCTGAAGGCAGCCATCGACGCCCACCTGCAGCTCATCCCCGACGAGGTGCTCGACACCCTCCGGGTCGCGTCCGCCGTCGGCGATACGTTCACTCTTGTCACCCTCGCGGCGCTGCCCGGCGAGATTCGCCAGGACCTGCCCACCTGGCGCGGCCAGCTGGCCACGGCGGCTAGCCACGGGCTGGTTCGAGCGGATCCGGGCGAACCGGGCAGGTACGACTTCGTGCACACCCTCATCCGGGAGCACCTGTACGACCAGATCGAGGCCGACCACCAGACCCGGATCCACGCCGCCATCGGCCGGGCGTTGCAGCGCCTGGCGCTCAGCCGGCCCTGCCCAGCGGACATTCTCGCCCACCACTACGTGCGCGGCTGGCCGGAGACCAGCACGGATGAGGTTGTGGACACCCTCACGGCTGCGGCCCAAGCCGCCAGCGCACAATTGGACTTCACGCAGGCCGCCGCCCACTATCGGGCGGCGCTGGACCATCTGGCGATGGATCCGCAGCGCGAGCAGGACACCCGCACCGCCCAGTTGCTCGGTGCGGCCGCCGGGGCGTGTGCGGCAGCGGGCCAGTTGCACATGGCGAACGAGCTGTACCAGTCGCAGCTGCGGCTGGCAGATGCCACGGGGATGATCCGGTGGCGCCTGTTCGCTGCGCTCGGGATCCTGCGCACCCAGTACACCAGGCGGGTCGGCCCGGAGGTCACCGACCATCTGGTGGCAGCCGTGTCCGAGGCGTGCGCCAGCGGTGAGCTCGCCGCACTGCCTGAGCTCGTGGGTGAGGCGCTCGCGGCCATCCAGGTCTATCGGCCTGCTCGTGCCGCTGAGCTCCTCGACTCGACCTGCCAGATCGCCCCCGTGATGCGAGGAAGGTTCCGTCTGGAGGTCTGGGAGCATCAGGCGGTGCCGGACCAGCTGCTCACTGCCCGCGCGCTTGTCGAGGACGACACCGCCGATCCGATCGGCTCGTGGCTCCGGCTCTGGGTCAGCGAGGTTGCGGCCGGGATGCGCGCCATCGACGATCAGCCACCGTGTCCCGTGCCGCTCAACGATGCCGATGATCAGACCCGATTCGACCTCACCCAGTGGCGCATCACAACGATGATCGCCGCCGGAGACGTGGGGCGGGCATACCGGCTGATCGACGAGGCGCTTGCGGCGCCGCGACACCCGGACCCGGCGGAGAACGCCCGACGGGCGGCCAGCTTCTACGGGCAGCGAACGTACCTGGCGCTGCTCACCGGCGACCTCGACGCGGCGCAACAGTCGCCGTTGCTGGCCCACCCCACGTGGGCCAGCCGGCACCCGATCATGAGGTACGTCGCCGCCTACCTGCCGGCGGTGGCGGGGGCGGCCTCGGCGCGCGAGTTGTGTGCCGACCTGGTCGAGGAGATCCGCGACGAGATCATCCCCGACAGCGACATCGTGCCACGGCTGCTGCTCCTCGCCGGCACGTGCCGACGCACGGAGCATCGGGCGGGCCTGGAGGTCTGCCTGGAGCATCTGCAGCGGCACCGCGGCGAGCACGGCATCTTCCGATTCGGCCAATACTGGGGCAGTGCCGACGGTACGATCGGCGATCTGCACGTGGCCCTCGGAGATCTCGAGGCTGCAATCGAGGCCTACCAGTGCGCCATCGCCGGTTACGAGATCGTCCATGCATACCGTTACTTGCCGTCGGCACGGCGTGCGTTGGCGCGGACTCTCGAACGACTTGGCCGGCCGACGGCGTCCGGTCACCTGACCTCTGGGAGGTGACCGGACGCCGTCGGGGCTCAGCGCTCAGGATCGCCGTGACCGCTCCTGAGCGGTCAGTGCCCGCTGCATGTCGTCCAGCCCTTCGCGCACGTACCGCTTCGCGGCCGGGTTCGCCGATGATGTGGCCAGCCACTGGGTGACCCGGTCCACCGCCTCAGCGGAGGCCAGGGGGAGCGGGAACATGTAGGTCAGCGCCGTCGAGGCCCGCTGCACGCCCTTGTCCTCCCAGATGCTCTCCGCCATGGTGAGGTACTTCTCCAGGTAGGGCGCCAGCAGGTCGGCCTGCCCGAGGGTGGCGAAGCCCAGGGCGGTCTGCCGCTGGGTCTCGTTGGCCACGTCGTCGCGTTCGACGGCGTCCCGCCAGGCCTGGGCCTTGGCTGCAGCGTCGGGGCGGACAGCGCGCGCCATCCCCGCACGCTCCTGACCGGAGATCGTGTTGTCCCGCTCCAGTTCGGCAGCGATCTGCTCCTCACCGGCACGGCCAGTGCGGGTGAGCGCGGTCAGCAGTGCCCAGCGCAAGTCGGTGTCCACGGTCAGCCCGTCCAGCGCGGTCGATCCGTCCAGAAGAGCCGAGATCAGGTCCAGGCTGGCCGGAGTCTGCGCCGCACCGGCGAGGGCGCGAGCGAAGGCCAGCTGGTGGTCGCTGCCCGGTTCCGCGCCGGTGAGCAGGTCACGCAGCCCGGACTCCCAGGTCTCCCGCAGCCCGTCCCGCCGGGCCGGCTCGGTGTAGAGCTCGATCGCTGCGCGCACCGACGCGGGCAACCGGCCGACGGCGGTGAGGTCGGTCTCGGTGCCGATCCCGGCCAGCACCAGGTCCACGAAGGTCGCCACCGGCATCTGCGCATCGCGGGTCATGTCCCACGCCGCGCCCCACAGCAGGGCCCGAGTGAGGGAGTCCGGGGAATCCTGGATGTGAGCGACCGCAGTGGCCAGAGATCGCTCGTCGAGGCGGATCTTGGCGTAGGTGAGGTCGCCGTCGTTGAGCAGCAGCAGGTCCGGCTGCGCCTCGCCCACTAGTTCCTCGATCACGGTGAGCTCGCCGCGTACGTCCACCTCGACCCGCTCCCGCAGAGTGAGGGCGCCGCCCGTCAGGTCGTACAGGCCGATGCCGATCCGGTGACGGCGCAGCGTGGGGAACTCTGATGCCGCACCTTGGTGCACGGCGAAGGTCTCGTACGCTCCGCCGTCGGAGATCGTGAACTCGGGGGAGAGGACGTTCACCCCAGAGGTCTTCAACCACTCGTCCGCCCACCCAGCCAGCTCACGACCGGAGGATGCCTCCAGCGCACGCAGCAGGTCCGCGAACTCGGTGTTGCCGAAGGCATGCTCGGTGAAGTAGGCGCGCAGGCCGGCGAGAAACTCCTCCAGACCCACCCAGGCCACCAGCTGCTTCAGCGTGGAGGCGCCCTTGGCGTAGGTGATCCCGTCGAAGTTGACCTCCACGGCCTCCAGGTCGTGGTTGTCCGCGGCGATCGGGTGCGTGGACGGCAGCTGGTCCTGCCGGTAGGCCCAGTTCTTCCGGGCATTGGTGAAGGCGGTCCACACCTCGGTGTACTCGGTGGCGCTGGCCATCGCGTGGTGCGAGGCCCACTCGGCGAAGGACTCGTTCAGCCACAGGTCGTCCCACCACTTCATGGTGACCAGATCGCCGAACCACATGTGCGCCATCTCGTGCAGGATAGTGTTCGCGCGCTGCTGGTAGAAGGAGTGGGTCTGCCGGGAGCGGGGCAGGTACTCGTCGCGGAAGGTGACGGCGCCGGCGTTCTCCATCGCGCCCATGTTGTACTCCGGCACGTACAGCTGGTCGTACTTGCCGAAGGCGTAGGGGACGCCGAAGGTCTCCTCGAAGAAGGCGAAGCCCTGCTTGGTGACGTGCAGCAGCGTCTCGACGTCCAGGTGCTCGGCCAGGGACTGGCGGCAGTAGTGGCCGAGTGCAATGGCGCCGTTCGCGCCTTGGTAGGAGTCGAGCACCTCGTGGTACTCCCCGGCCACCAGAGCGGTGATGTACGTGGACATCCGCTCGGTGGTGGGGAAGGACCAGGTGGCGGTGCCCTCGGCGGCAGGCGCTGGCTCCGGCGTGGCGGCGTTGGAGATGACCCGCCACTGATCCGGAGCCGTGACGGTGAAGGTGAAGACCGACTTCAGATCGGGCTGCTCGAAGGTGGTGTACACCCGTCGGGCGTCGGGCACCTCGAACTGGGTGTAGGTGTAGACGCGCCCGTCGGCGGGGTCGACGAACCGGTGCAGTCCCTCACCGGTGCGGGAGTAGGGGAGCGTGGCCATCACGCGCAGCTCGTTCTGCGCTGCCAGGTCGCGCAGCAGGATCCGGGAGTCGGCGTAGACCTCGGCCGGGTCCAGGGCGGTGCCGTTCAGGGTGATCTCGTGGACCTCGGCGCCGACCAGGTCGGCGAAGGTGGCGGCGCCGGGCTGCGAGCAGGAGAACCGGATCACGGTGGTGCTCGCGAAGTGGGTGTCCGAACCGGTCAGGTCCAGATCGATGGCGTAACTGTCGACGGAGAGGAGGGCGGCGCGGGTAGCGGCCTCGTCCCGGGTGAGGTTGGTTCCAGGCATGGTGGTGAGCATGCCATGCCGGACCGACAGGACTGAACCCTCAGGACGGGACCGGCCCGGGTAGGTGCCGCTCGTCGTCGGTGTCGTGAGCCGAAACCGACGACGGGTGGCATCTACCGGAGCCGGGCTGGTCGGTGGGTGCCGGTCGTCGTCGGTGTACTGGCAGCATGACGACAACGGATGGCACCTACCGGCCGGTGCTCGTCGCCGTACGGCCAGCGCCTCAGTTGTGCCGGAGCACCAGCTCGTCCACCACCCGGCCACGGTCGGGTATGTACCCGGTCTCCTCGCCCACGGGCATGAACCCGTTCTTGCGGAGCACCACCAGCGCCGCCTCATTGTGCCGCGGAACCCGCGCGAACACCGGCCGATGCGGTACCTCGTCCAGGAATGCTCCGAGCGCCCTGGTGGTGATCCCGCGGCCCCAGTACTCACGATCGATCCAGAACGAGACGCGGTGCTCGTCGGACTCGTTCCGTCCTCGGATGTGGCCAATCACCCGCGGTCCGGCGTCGTCGTCCACCTCGATCGTGCGCAGGTGGGCACTGGGGTCTGCCCGTAGGTGGCGCCAGTGCGCGTCGAACGCTTGCCGTTCGTCCGGTGCCTCGAACATGTCGCCCGCCAGATTGGCGGCGTCAGGATCACGCAATTGGGCGAAGAAGGCATCCAGGTCGGAATCATCGACTTCACGCAGGACCACAACCGTCTGCTGCTGCGTCATCTCGTCACCTCCCCGTGGAGGACCATGGTAGATCTCTGTGACCCAGGTCACCAGGGTCTGGGGCTATGCAACTGCTCAGGCAGTGATGACGCCGACCGTCTCGCGGGCGATCTCCCACTCCTCGTTCGTCGGCACCACGAGCACCGCCACCGGGGAGTCCGGGGTGGAGATCCGCACGGTTCCGCGTTCCTCGTTCGCCGCCGGGTCCAACCGGATGCCCATGCCCTCCAGCCCTGCCAGCGCACCCGCACGTACCGGCGCGCTGTTCTCCCCGATCCCGGCGGTGAACACCACGGCGTCCACCCGGCCGAGCACCGCCGTGTAGGCGCCGATGTACTTGCGCAGGCGATAGCAGTACACCTCCAGCGCCAGGCTCGCCCGCTCGTCACCCGCCTCCACCGCAGACACCACGTCCCGCATGTCATTGCTGCCGGCGAGCCCGAGCATCCCGGACCGGCGGTTCATGATCGTGTCGATCTCGTCGATGTCCATCCCGGCCGTCCGCGCCAGGTGGAACACCACCGCCGGGTCGATGTCCCCGGTGCGGGTGCCCATCACCAGCCCCTCCAACGGGGTGAGCCCCATCGAGGTGTCCACCGACCGCCCGTTCGCCACCGCCGTGGCCGAAGCGCCGTTGCCCAGGTGCAGCACGATCAGGTTCGCCTGCTCGGGTGCGATGCCGAGCTCGTGGGCCGCCGCGCGGGCCACGTACTGGTGCGAGGTGCCGTGCGCGCCGTAACGACGGATGCGGTGCTTCGTGGCCACCTCCTGGTCGAGCGCGTAGGTCGCTGCACGGGCGGGCAGGGTGCGGTGGAAGGCGGTGTCGAAGACGGCCACCTGCGGCAGATCGGCGAACGTCTCCCGAGCCGCACGGATACCCGCCAGGTTCGGCGGGTTGTGCAGCGGCGCCAGGTCGGAGACGTCCTCGATCGCCGTCTCCACCTCAGGGGTGATCAGGACGGACTCGGTCAGGTCCGGCCCGCCCTGCACCACCCGGTGCCCCACCGCTACCAGGTTCGCCTCAGCGAGGTCCGGGCCGAGCTCAGCGAACGCCTCGCTCATCGCTGCCATCGCGGCCCCGTGGTCGGGCACGGCCACCTCACGCTCGTGCTCGGCGTCCCCGACGGCGTGGCTCACCAGCCCGTTCGGCTCGCCGATCCGCTCGATCAGTCCGGTGGCCAGAGCCGCCCCGGAGGTGGCATCGACCACCTGGTACTTGAGCGAGGAGGAGCCGGCGTTGATGACCAGCACGTGCTGCGCCGTCGGGCCGTTCATTCGGCACCCCCCTCGGCCTGGATGGCCGTGATGGCCACCGTGTTCACGATGTCCTGCACCAGCGCACCCCGGGAGAGGTCGTTCACCGGTTTCCGCAGACCCTGCAGCACCGGCCCGACGGCGACCGCACCGGCACTGCGCTGCACCGCCTTGTACGTGTTGTTGCCCGTGTTCAGGTCCGGGAAGATCAGCACCGTGGCCCGCCCCGCCACCTCGGAGTCGGGCATCTTCGTGCTGGCCGTGGTCGGGTCCACGGCGGCGTCGTACTGGATCGGGCCCTCCACCACCAGGTCC
Proteins encoded:
- a CDS encoding AAA family ATPase; its protein translation is MPPGAASPAAAAPVQIGLLDRLSVCVNGVDVTPQGPTQQRLVIALAVAALHEQRPSVDELVDAVYGEELPPRPRRSVATLVWRLRKTWGTEAISSDPYGYWLVAAWCSIDVREYEGLLQRGHTLARDGDRTGAVAALTQALSTWPSAGEPRAALPPAEAERFTELRLGAMERLGELLSGTSRRDEAIRLLEHVTTERPAWEHSQALLIGCYLDLGNRADANRSCDRARRALIDQGVEPGPELSGIIARLGRAESAEAPSAARPVEPAGQVLEPEPLIGRSRDLEAVSAAVRTAIQSTTPSVVAVSGEAGIGKSALVRAVLARFAEEGGPRALTLQCDPRRTLPYAVFAPLAPPDDQTSPLSRLLRGDALADPAASIDLLHTALSEQLRSIADPTGLVLVVEDLHWAPPATVEAVAALLGAAHTSALAVLITTRTRTLPDQLTRWVQQRTRLSGLSIDAVAQLIGSENDPALAVDLRRRTGGNPLYVRQLHQTGHIGTSDLPDDLKAAIDAHLQLIPDEVLDTLRVASAVGDTFTLVTLAALPGEIRQDLPTWRGQLATAASHGLVRADPGEPGRYDFVHTLIREHLYDQIEADHQTRIHAAIGRALQRLALSRPCPADILAHHYVRGWPETSTDEVVDTLTAAAQAASAQLDFTQAAAHYRAALDHLAMDPQREQDTRTAQLLGAAAGACAAAGQLHMANELYQSQLRLADATGMIRWRLFAALGILRTQYTRRVGPEVTDHLVAAVSEACASGELAALPELVGEALAAIQVYRPARAAELLDSTCQIAPVMRGRFRLEVWEHQAVPDQLLTARALVEDDTADPIGSWLRLWVSEVAAGMRAIDDQPPCPVPLNDADDQTRFDLTQWRITTMIAAGDVGRAYRLIDEALAAPRHPDPAENARRAASFYGQRTYLALLTGDLDAAQQSPLLAHPTWASRHPIMRYVAAYLPAVAGAASARELCADLVEEIRDEIIPDSDIVPRLLLLAGTCRRTEHRAGLEVCLEHLQRHRGEHGIFRFGQYWGSADGTIGDLHVALGDLEAAIEAYQCAIAGYEIVHAYRYLPSARRALARTLERLGRPTASGHLTSGR
- the pepN gene encoding aminopeptidase N, coding for MPGTNLTRDEAATRAALLSVDSYAIDLDLTGSDTHFASTTVIRFSCSQPGAATFADLVGAEVHEITLNGTALDPAEVYADSRILLRDLAAQNELRVMATLPYSRTGEGLHRFVDPADGRVYTYTQFEVPDARRVYTTFEQPDLKSVFTFTVTAPDQWRVISNAATPEPAPAAEGTATWSFPTTERMSTYITALVAGEYHEVLDSYQGANGAIALGHYCRQSLAEHLDVETLLHVTKQGFAFFEETFGVPYAFGKYDQLYVPEYNMGAMENAGAVTFRDEYLPRSRQTHSFYQQRANTILHEMAHMWFGDLVTMKWWDDLWLNESFAEWASHHAMASATEYTEVWTAFTNARKNWAYRQDQLPSTHPIAADNHDLEAVEVNFDGITYAKGASTLKQLVAWVGLEEFLAGLRAYFTEHAFGNTEFADLLRALEASSGRELAGWADEWLKTSGVNVLSPEFTISDGGAYETFAVHQGAASEFPTLRRHRIGIGLYDLTGGALTLRERVEVDVRGELTVIEELVGEAQPDLLLLNDGDLTYAKIRLDERSLATAVAHIQDSPDSLTRALLWGAAWDMTRDAQMPVATFVDLVLAGIGTETDLTAVGRLPASVRAAIELYTEPARRDGLRETWESGLRDLLTGAEPGSDHQLAFARALAGAAQTPASLDLISALLDGSTALDGLTVDTDLRWALLTALTRTGRAGEEQIAAELERDNTISGQERAGMARAVRPDAAAKAQAWRDAVERDDVANETQRQTALGFATLGQADLLAPYLEKYLTMAESIWEDKGVQRASTALTYMFPLPLASAEAVDRVTQWLATSSANPAAKRYVREGLDDMQRALTAQERSRRS
- a CDS encoding GNAT family N-acetyltransferase yields the protein MTQQQTVVVLREVDDSDLDAFFAQLRDPDAANLAGDMFEAPDERQAFDAHWRHLRADPSAHLRTIEVDDDAGPRVIGHIRGRNESDEHRVSFWIDREYWGRGITTRALGAFLDEVPHRPVFARVPRHNEAALVVLRKNGFMPVGEETGYIPDRGRVVDELVLRHN
- a CDS encoding acetate/propionate family kinase; translation: MNGPTAQHVLVINAGSSSLKYQVVDATSGAALATGLIERIGEPNGLVSHAVGDAEHEREVAVPDHGAAMAAMSEAFAELGPDLAEANLVAVGHRVVQGGPDLTESVLITPEVETAIEDVSDLAPLHNPPNLAGIRAARETFADLPQVAVFDTAFHRTLPARAATYALDQEVATKHRIRRYGAHGTSHQYVARAAAHELGIAPEQANLIVLHLGNGASATAVANGRSVDTSMGLTPLEGLVMGTRTGDIDPAVVFHLARTAGMDIDEIDTIMNRRSGMLGLAGSNDMRDVVSAVEAGDERASLALEVYCYRLRKYIGAYTAVLGRVDAVVFTAGIGENSAPVRAGALAGLEGMGIRLDPAANEERGTVRISTPDSPVAVLVVPTNEEWEIARETVGVITA